The Yoonia sp. SS1-5 genome contains a region encoding:
- a CDS encoding pyridoxal phosphate-dependent aminotransferase — MELSSRITNITGGGSDGWDVFYRARRMIAAGTQVTELTIGEHEITTSPAILQAMDASARGGHTGYAMVPGTDALRQAVAARIAARTGVPTDMDNILITPGGQAGLFAAHIATCNQGDTALYCDPYYTTYPGTLRAVGAIPRAIITSPDTGFQPQYDAIAAVAGDAVSLLINTPNNPTGAVYGAQTLDGIARACQDHDLWLISDEVYDTQVWDGAHISPRGLAGMVDRTLVVGSMSKSHAMTGSRVGWVCGPHDVIGHMIDLATHTTYGVAGFVQDAAAFALAQGTDAEEAVAAPFRRRRALTLEVLRGQNTVRAVPAQGAMYVMLDIRSTGLDGEGFANALLDAEQIAVMPGESFGQAAAGHVRVAMTIDDDAYVGALQKLVNFAKSLATQ, encoded by the coding sequence ATGGAACTTTCATCACGCATCACAAATATTACGGGCGGCGGTTCTGACGGCTGGGACGTGTTTTACCGCGCCCGCCGCATGATTGCCGCCGGCACGCAAGTCACCGAACTGACCATCGGCGAACATGAAATCACCACCAGCCCTGCAATCCTGCAGGCCATGGATGCGTCTGCCCGGGGTGGGCATACCGGCTATGCCATGGTCCCCGGAACCGATGCGCTGCGGCAGGCCGTGGCGGCACGGATCGCCGCGCGGACCGGTGTTCCCACGGATATGGACAACATCCTGATCACCCCCGGCGGACAGGCCGGCCTGTTTGCTGCCCATATTGCCACCTGCAATCAAGGGGATACAGCCCTTTATTGCGATCCCTATTACACGACCTACCCCGGTACCCTGCGCGCTGTGGGAGCTATCCCGCGCGCCATCATCACCAGCCCCGACACAGGCTTTCAGCCCCAATATGATGCAATTGCAGCGGTGGCCGGTGACGCCGTGTCGCTTTTGATCAATACCCCTAACAATCCGACGGGGGCGGTCTACGGGGCCCAGACGCTGGATGGGATCGCACGCGCCTGCCAGGACCATGATCTGTGGCTGATCTCGGACGAGGTCTATGACACCCAGGTCTGGGACGGCGCGCATATCAGCCCGCGTGGGCTGGCAGGTATGGTCGACAGGACGCTTGTTGTGGGCTCCATGTCTAAAAGCCATGCGATGACCGGCAGCCGCGTGGGCTGGGTCTGCGGCCCGCATGATGTGATCGGGCATATGATCGACCTGGCCACGCATACCACCTATGGTGTTGCAGGCTTTGTGCAGGACGCGGCCGCATTCGCACTGGCGCAGGGTACGGATGCCGAGGAAGCCGTCGCCGCGCCATTTCGGCGCCGACGGGCGTTGACGCTAGAGGTGCTGCGCGGCCAGAACACGGTGCGCGCGGTGCCTGCGCAAGGGGCTATGTATGTCATGCTGGACATTCGCAGTACCGGACTGGATGGCGAGGGTTTTGCAAATGCGTTGCTGGACGCCGAACAGATTGCCGTGATGCCCGGCGAAAGCTTTGGTCAGGCGGCCGCCGGACATGTCCGGGTCGCGATGACAATCGACGATGATGCCTATGTCGGCGCCCTGCAAAAACTTGTGAATTTCGCAAAGTCGCTTGCGACGCAATAA
- the soxR gene encoding redox-sensitive transcriptional activator SoxR, whose product MTHGLTIGELSDRTGLAVSAIRFYETHDIVKPLRNKGGHRRYGRPDIRRLSFVMAAQRLGFPLSEIADHLRALPDHKAPTKADWTRISKTFRTKIDARIAALEELRDKLDGCIGCGCLSLTACRLYNPGDAKAADGPGPRNLTRLSG is encoded by the coding sequence ATGACCCATGGCCTGACCATCGGTGAATTGTCGGATCGTACCGGATTGGCCGTGTCCGCGATCCGCTTTTACGAGACCCATGACATCGTCAAACCCCTGCGAAACAAGGGCGGGCATCGGCGCTATGGACGCCCTGACATTCGCCGGCTGTCATTTGTGATGGCCGCACAGCGGCTGGGCTTTCCACTGTCGGAAATTGCGGATCACCTGCGCGCCCTGCCCGATCACAAGGCCCCGACCAAGGCCGACTGGACCCGGATCAGCAAAACATTTCGCACCAAGATCGACGCGCGAATCGCCGCGTTAGAGGAATTGCGCGACAAGCTGGATGGCTGCATCGGCTGCGGATGCCTCAGCCTGACAGCCTGCCGGCTTTACAATCCCGGTGACGCAAAGGCCGCAGACGGCCCCGGCCCGCGCAACCTGACCCGTCTATCTGGTTGA
- a CDS encoding VOC family protein: protein MAQLEHINVTVSDPKRTAAMLSALFGWTIRWEGASMDGAGYTIHVGSDATYLAIYSGTNPTQTVPKADASYQTRGAMNHIGVVVPDLDAAEAKVKSLGFQPTSHADYEPGCRFYFHDDDGIEFELISYD, encoded by the coding sequence ATGGCCCAGTTGGAACATATCAATGTGACCGTATCAGACCCCAAGCGAACGGCGGCGATGCTGTCGGCACTCTTTGGCTGGACAATTCGCTGGGAAGGGGCGTCGATGGATGGGGCCGGATACACGATCCATGTCGGCAGCGACGCGACTTATCTTGCGATCTATTCGGGCACCAACCCCACGCAGACGGTGCCAAAGGCTGACGCCTCCTACCAGACACGCGGGGCCATGAACCATATCGGCGTCGTCGTGCCCGATCTTGATGCCGCCGAGGCCAAGGTCAAATCGCTTGGTTTTCAGCCTACGAGCCATGCCGACTACGAACCGGGCTGCCGGTTCTATTTTCATGACGATGATGGGATCGAGTTCGAACTGATCAGCTACGATTGA
- a CDS encoding MmcQ/YjbR family DNA-binding protein, whose amino-acid sequence MSRDVINQICAAFPGARASDPSTELDSWKVGDKMFACFGDRIDGVCVKTDSVETAQMLIDAGAATKAPYFHKSWVLVDFASDADELRHRLQTSYDLIFGSLPKTRQAAIAQS is encoded by the coding sequence ATGTCCCGTGATGTCATCAACCAAATCTGTGCGGCGTTTCCCGGCGCGCGCGCATCCGATCCCAGCACCGAACTTGATAGCTGGAAGGTCGGCGACAAGATGTTTGCCTGTTTCGGTGATCGTATCGACGGGGTCTGCGTGAAAACCGACAGTGTGGAAACCGCCCAAATGCTGATCGACGCCGGTGCGGCGACCAAGGCGCCCTATTTTCACAAAAGCTGGGTGCTGGTCGATTTTGCCAGCGACGCGGATGAGCTGCGGCACCGGCTGCAAACATCCTATGATCTGATTTTTGGCAGCCTGCCAAAAACACGGCAGGCTGCAATTGCTCAATCGTAG
- a CDS encoding DUF1697 domain-containing protein: MTQWVAFLRGINVGGHRKIPMASLRKIWAAQTGIGDVRSYIASGNLVFTGQGPADDLAAGLQAVIADTFGFDVPVLVLSAKTMRDLVGSCPFAQAPGNRVHAYLCYTPPVVDWDGVRALQTASEDVAVIGNVVWLHVPDGIGRSKLAARLEHLIGVPATARNLNTIHKMHGFLDGSGD, encoded by the coding sequence ATGACGCAATGGGTCGCATTCCTGCGTGGGATCAATGTGGGCGGGCATCGCAAGATCCCGATGGCCTCCTTGCGCAAGATCTGGGCGGCACAGACCGGCATTGGCGATGTGCGCAGCTATATCGCGTCGGGCAATCTGGTGTTCACGGGGCAGGGGCCGGCGGATGATCTGGCAGCAGGCCTGCAGGCTGTCATCGCAGACACCTTTGGCTTTGATGTGCCGGTTCTTGTGTTGTCCGCCAAGACCATGCGCGATCTGGTTGGGTCCTGCCCGTTTGCGCAGGCACCCGGCAATCGGGTTCATGCCTATCTGTGCTATACGCCGCCTGTCGTTGATTGGGACGGTGTCCGCGCCCTGCAAACGGCCTCCGAGGATGTCGCGGTGATCGGCAATGTCGTCTGGCTGCATGTGCCTGATGGGATCGGCCGGTCAAAGCTTGCCGCCCGGTTGGAGCATCTGATCGGCGTTCCGGCGACAGCCCGCAATCTCAATACGATCCACAAGATGCACGGCTTTCTTGACGGGTCGGGTGACTAG
- a CDS encoding MFS transporter, giving the protein MRLNGPFLFILATLLIDAIGVGIVFPIMPDLMDRVGASSTAEGALWGGIMMSAYAAAMFLFGPIIGSLSDAYGRRPILIAALVTLTIDYVIMAVAQTYWVLLAGRILAGVAGATYITATAYIADIAKPAERAASFGMIGAAFGIGFVLGPAVGGVASGWHITAPFWIAAGLSALNVAFGIFILPESLKPENRRPFGRRDLNPFGTIARAFVIPGLAVPLICIFVFEFANMVYATLWAFWGREVFAWDGFTIGLSLSAYGVLVAVVQAGILPRLSGRLGDYRTLLIAVVAGVIGMFGFGVTTTVWAVVLVLPVAALSDMAPPLITAFAANQVGDDQQGLVQGVIASLASVAAVVAPLALTAVFEGFVDDTGVYLPGAPFIVGGLLIVAIIPLVMRMRD; this is encoded by the coding sequence ATGCGACTAAACGGGCCATTCCTGTTCATTCTGGCGACCCTGCTGATTGATGCCATTGGTGTTGGCATCGTCTTTCCGATCATGCCCGATCTGATGGATAGGGTCGGTGCCAGCAGCACGGCCGAGGGGGCCTTGTGGGGCGGCATCATGATGTCGGCTTATGCAGCGGCCATGTTTCTGTTCGGGCCGATCATCGGCAGTCTGTCAGATGCCTATGGACGCAGGCCGATCCTGATTGCGGCCCTCGTGACGCTGACCATTGACTATGTGATCATGGCCGTGGCGCAGACCTATTGGGTTTTGCTTGCGGGGCGGATTCTGGCGGGCGTCGCTGGTGCAACTTATATTACCGCCACCGCCTATATCGCCGATATCGCCAAACCGGCAGAACGCGCGGCCAGCTTTGGCATGATCGGGGCCGCATTCGGGATCGGTTTTGTGCTGGGTCCGGCCGTGGGCGGGGTTGCGTCGGGCTGGCACATCACAGCACCGTTCTGGATTGCGGCCGGGCTGTCAGCCCTGAATGTGGCCTTTGGGATTTTCATCCTGCCCGAGTCCCTCAAACCCGAGAATCGTAGGCCATTCGGCAGACGAGATCTGAACCCGTTTGGCACGATTGCCCGCGCCTTTGTGATCCCCGGCCTTGCCGTTCCGTTGATCTGCATTTTTGTCTTTGAGTTTGCGAATATGGTCTATGCGACGCTTTGGGCCTTTTGGGGCAGAGAGGTGTTTGCCTGGGACGGCTTTACCATCGGGCTAAGCCTGTCTGCCTATGGTGTGCTGGTCGCGGTTGTGCAGGCCGGAATCCTGCCCCGGCTTAGCGGCCGGTTGGGGGATTACCGCACCTTGCTGATCGCGGTTGTGGCTGGGGTGATCGGCATGTTTGGATTTGGGGTCACGACAACCGTGTGGGCGGTTGTGCTGGTTCTACCGGTGGCCGCATTGTCCGATATGGCGCCGCCCTTGATCACCGCATTTGCGGCCAATCAGGTCGGGGATGATCAACAGGGTCTGGTGCAGGGCGTGATTGCGTCATTGGCCTCTGTCGCGGCGGTTGTCGCACCTCTTGCATTGACGGCAGTGTTTGAAGGTTTTGTGGACGATACCGGCGTCTATCTGCCGGGCGCACCTTTTATCGTCGGGGGGCTGTTGATCGTCGCTATCATTCCATTGGTCATGCGGATGCGAGACTGA
- a CDS encoding VOC family protein, whose protein sequence is MSQMNAVGWFDIYVDDLDRAVGFYETVLGRKLEPMGDPTGETQMMAFSADMSAYGAAGALTKSAHAGPGVGGTIVYFSVADCAEQEARVADAGGVVIRPKFSIGAFGWVTLCQDSEGNMFGLNSLS, encoded by the coding sequence ATGTCACAGATGAATGCAGTTGGATGGTTTGATATCTATGTGGATGACCTGGACCGGGCCGTCGGGTTTTACGAAACCGTGCTGGGGCGCAAGTTGGAACCGATGGGCGACCCCACGGGTGAAACACAGATGATGGCCTTTTCCGCCGATATGAGCGCCTATGGTGCGGCGGGTGCGCTGACGAAATCGGCGCATGCGGGTCCGGGCGTTGGTGGGACAATTGTCTATTTCTCGGTCGCAGACTGCGCCGAACAAGAGGCCCGCGTCGCCGATGCCGGCGGCGTGGTGATCCGGCCGAAATTCTCAATCGGCGCGTTCGGCTGGGTGACCCTGTGTCAGGACAGCGAAGGCAATATGTTCGGGTTGAATTCGCTGAGCTAA
- a CDS encoding AraC family transcriptional regulator, protein MYDPKGNSREKTAEAVQFTEAMPPDHLRGVVHRFLELRTDAPLPDDYRFHALPDACTYVIFDQSDTRIAGITKLRASAEELSLGRAFHYVNIRFLPGVWQQARVPVDYGLVNAPYHGDLPLIAVNKDLATKDFAAQQAILIAFVERLVAEALVIANPITERIFQNIDDIFSVADMAEIADLSPRQLQRKLKETTGFAPHDFLKVLRLQQALTGEPSLSYADQSHFIHSFRKATGYTPGKFAKKFDV, encoded by the coding sequence ATGTATGATCCAAAAGGCAACAGCCGCGAAAAGACGGCCGAGGCGGTGCAATTCACCGAAGCGATGCCGCCAGATCACCTGCGTGGGGTTGTGCATCGGTTTCTGGAACTGCGCACGGATGCGCCCCTGCCCGATGACTACCGATTTCACGCGCTGCCGGATGCCTGCACCTATGTCATCTTTGACCAGTCAGACACCCGCATCGCCGGGATTACCAAATTGCGGGCCTCCGCCGAAGAGTTAAGCCTTGGGCGCGCGTTTCACTATGTGAACATCCGTTTTTTGCCCGGCGTTTGGCAGCAGGCACGCGTGCCAGTGGATTATGGGCTGGTGAATGCCCCCTATCACGGCGACCTGCCACTGATTGCAGTCAACAAGGACCTCGCCACCAAGGATTTTGCCGCACAGCAGGCCATCCTGATTGCATTTGTCGAAAGACTGGTCGCAGAGGCACTTGTGATCGCCAACCCGATCACAGAGCGGATATTCCAGAATATCGACGACATCTTCTCGGTCGCTGATATGGCCGAGATCGCCGACCTGTCGCCACGCCAATTGCAACGAAAACTGAAAGAGACGACGGGGTTTGCCCCGCATGACTTCCTCAAAGTCCTGCGCTTGCAGCAGGCCCTGACCGGAGAGCCGTCATTGTCCTATGCCGATCAGTCCCATTTCATCCATTCCTTCCGCAAGGCGACCGGCTACACCCCTGGAAAATTCGCAAAAAAGTTCGATGTCTGA
- the cysS gene encoding cysteine--tRNA ligase, translated as MTHIRFHNTKTRRREDFAPIDAANVRMYLCGPTVYDRAHLGNSRNVLLFDVLFRMFRHIYGDDHVTYVRNFTDVEDKINARAAETGRDIGDITAETIGWYHQDMDALGALRPTHEPRATDYIAQMVAMIDDLVAKGHAYAAEGHVLFAVASYENYGSLSGRSVDDMIAGARVEVAPYKRDPMDFVLWKPSGDGEPGWDSPWGRGRPGWHIECSVMAHALLGQSFDIHGGGNDLQFPHHENEIAQSACAHPEGEFARFWIHNEMLLVEGKKMSKSLGNFFTVRDLLDQGVPGEVIRLVMLGTHYGKTMDWTETRRAEAEQTLRKWYGILHGHGFGPDLVAALTADGKWQPDTEFIGVLANDLNTPGALARLHVLSKGKTPAALAGFAHGLDMLGLVSDWGALPLFDGAEAGPEVAPAIAARVDALLAQRAQARAAKDWSAADQVRDILTAAGVQVTDVGGQATWLPGPDFDAAKLGDL; from the coding sequence ATGACACATATCAGGTTCCACAATACCAAGACCCGGCGACGCGAGGATTTCGCGCCAATTGATGCTGCGAATGTGCGCATGTATTTGTGCGGGCCAACGGTCTATGACCGGGCGCATCTTGGCAATTCGCGGAACGTGCTGCTGTTTGATGTCCTGTTTCGGATGTTTCGCCATATCTATGGGGACGACCACGTCACTTATGTGCGCAATTTCACCGATGTCGAAGACAAGATAAACGCACGCGCAGCTGAGACGGGCCGTGACATCGGCGACATCACCGCAGAAACCATTGGCTGGTATCATCAGGATATGGATGCGCTGGGGGCGTTGCGCCCCACGCACGAGCCTCGGGCCACGGATTACATCGCCCAGATGGTCGCAATGATTGATGATCTTGTGGCCAAGGGCCATGCCTATGCCGCCGAGGGGCATGTGCTGTTCGCGGTCGCAAGCTATGAAAATTACGGATCACTGTCAGGTCGGTCCGTGGACGACATGATCGCCGGCGCCCGGGTTGAGGTCGCCCCATATAAGCGTGATCCGATGGATTTTGTCCTGTGGAAACCCTCAGGCGATGGCGAACCCGGATGGGACAGCCCGTGGGGGCGGGGGCGTCCGGGCTGGCATATCGAATGCTCGGTCATGGCGCATGCGCTTTTGGGGCAGAGTTTTGATATCCATGGTGGCGGCAATGATCTGCAATTCCCGCACCATGAGAATGAGATCGCCCAATCCGCCTGCGCCCATCCGGAGGGTGAGTTTGCCCGGTTCTGGATCCATAACGAGATGCTGCTGGTCGAGGGCAAGAAAATGTCCAAGTCCCTTGGCAACTTCTTCACTGTCAGGGATTTGCTGGATCAGGGCGTGCCCGGCGAAGTGATCCGCCTGGTGATGTTGGGGACCCATTACGGCAAGACCATGGATTGGACCGAAACCCGGCGCGCCGAGGCTGAACAGACTTTGCGCAAGTGGTACGGGATCCTGCATGGGCATGGTTTCGGCCCCGATCTGGTGGCCGCACTGACGGCGGATGGCAAATGGCAACCGGATACAGAGTTTATTGGCGTGCTGGCCAATGATCTGAACACACCCGGTGCGCTGGCGCGTCTTCATGTCCTGTCCAAGGGCAAGACCCCGGCTGCACTGGCAGGGTTTGCGCATGGGTTGGACATGCTGGGTCTGGTGAGCGACTGGGGGGCACTGCCGTTGTTTGACGGGGCCGAGGCCGGGCCGGAAGTTGCGCCCGCGATTGCCGCGCGGGTTGATGCGCTGTTGGCACAACGCGCGCAGGCCCGCGCCGCCAAGGACTGGTCTGCTGCCGATCAGGTGCGCGACATTCTGACGGCTGCCGGGGTGCAGGTCACGGATGTGGGCGGGCAGGCCACATGGCTGCCCGGTCCGGATTTCGATGCCGCGAAGCTGGGTGATCTGTGA
- the cimA gene encoding citramalate synthase, which yields MTKERLYLFDTTLRDGAQTQGVQFSAEEKHRIAEILDGLGIDYIEGGWPGANPTDTTFFAEPPKTRATFTAFGMTKRSGRSAENDDVLAAVMNAGTPAVCLVGKAHDFHVTKALGIELAENTANLHASFAHIAASGREGLFDAEHFFDGYKSNPDYALEAIHAAYQAGARWIVLCDTNGGTLPDEVATIVTAVIASGIPGDHVAIHTHNDTENAVAGSLAAVLAGARQIQGTLNGLGERCGNANLTTIIPTLLLKEPYASRFQTGVTPEALKGLRKASRMLDDILNRVPAKQAAYVGASAFAHKSGLHASAIAKDPTTYEHVDPAAIGNSRIVPMSNQAGQSNLKARLADMGIAVEVGDPALPRIIERVKAREAQGYTYDGAQASFEILARDELGILPRFFEVKRYRVTVERRKNKRNQMVSISEAVVVTKVGGKKFLTVSESQGPDGSDQGPVNALSRALAKDLGPYQQIIDDMRLVDFKVRITNGGTEAVTRVIIDSEDGQGRRWSTVGVSANIVDASFDALVDAINWKLIRDGAET from the coding sequence ATGACCAAAGAACGTCTTTATCTGTTTGATACAACCCTGCGCGATGGCGCCCAGACCCAAGGGGTGCAGTTCTCCGCCGAAGAAAAACACCGGATCGCTGAAATTCTGGACGGTCTGGGCATCGACTATATCGAAGGGGGCTGGCCGGGTGCCAACCCCACCGATACAACGTTTTTTGCCGAGCCACCCAAGACCCGTGCGACGTTTACGGCCTTTGGCATGACCAAACGGTCGGGCCGGTCGGCGGAAAATGATGATGTGCTGGCTGCGGTGATGAATGCCGGGACCCCGGCGGTCTGCCTTGTGGGCAAGGCGCATGACTTTCATGTGACCAAAGCGCTTGGCATTGAATTGGCCGAAAACACGGCGAACCTGCATGCAAGCTTTGCCCATATTGCGGCCAGTGGGCGCGAGGGCCTGTTTGATGCCGAACATTTCTTTGACGGGTACAAGTCCAATCCTGATTATGCGCTGGAGGCTATCCACGCTGCCTATCAGGCTGGCGCCCGCTGGATTGTCCTATGTGACACCAATGGCGGCACCCTGCCTGATGAGGTTGCAACCATTGTCACTGCCGTGATCGCATCGGGTATTCCGGGTGATCACGTCGCGATCCACACGCATAATGACACCGAAAATGCCGTTGCCGGGTCTTTGGCTGCGGTGCTGGCGGGCGCGCGCCAAATCCAAGGCACCCTGAACGGGCTGGGCGAACGTTGCGGCAACGCCAATCTGACAACAATCATTCCGACCCTGCTGCTGAAGGAACCCTATGCAAGCCGGTTCCAGACCGGCGTGACCCCCGAGGCGCTTAAGGGTCTGCGCAAGGCCTCGCGCATGCTGGATGATATCCTCAACCGGGTCCCTGCCAAACAGGCCGCTTATGTGGGCGCGTCGGCCTTTGCGCATAAATCCGGGTTGCATGCTTCGGCCATTGCCAAGGATCCCACGACCTACGAACATGTTGATCCCGCCGCCATCGGCAATAGTCGTATCGTGCCGATGTCAAATCAGGCGGGCCAGTCGAACCTTAAGGCCCGTCTTGCGGATATGGGCATTGCGGTTGAGGTCGGTGATCCAGCCTTGCCCCGGATCATCGAGCGCGTGAAGGCCCGCGAGGCGCAGGGTTATACCTATGATGGCGCGCAGGCCAGTTTTGAAATACTGGCCCGGGACGAACTGGGTATTCTGCCCCGGTTTTTTGAGGTCAAACGCTACCGGGTCACGGTGGAGCGGCGCAAGAACAAGCGCAATCAGATGGTCTCTATCTCCGAGGCGGTTGTGGTGACCAAGGTTGGCGGCAAGAAGTTTCTGACCGTGTCCGAAAGTCAGGGCCCGGACGGGTCTGATCAGGGCCCTGTCAACGCGCTCTCGCGGGCGCTTGCAAAGGATCTGGGACCGTATCAGCAGATTATTGATGATATGCGTCTGGTCGATTTCAAGGTCCGGATCACCAATGGCGGCACCGAGGCCGTGACCCGTGTTATCATTGACAGCGAAGACGGGCAGGGCCGCCGCTGGTCGACCGTGGGGGTCAGTGCCAACATCGTCGATGCATCCTTTGATGCGCTGGTGGATGCGATCAATTGGAAACTGATCCGTGATGGGGCGGAGACCTGA
- a CDS encoding squalene/phytoene synthase family protein has protein sequence MSFEACAALVERADPERFRAAMAAPLPARRILFPLYAFNVEVARAPWVTEEPMIAEMRLQWWRDALEEIAAQGNVRRHDVVDALADVLDPPGAAALDRLVAARRWDIYKDPFEDPAHFDDYINATSGALMWTAARLLGEAEESVVAPFGYAVGVANFFRAIPQLEGQGRKPLVDGTTQAVRDLADAAHGRLQQTCAGRRDVSTAAGAALIAGYLARPVLKKAIKDSTVVGRGTLDIPPLAQSLRLAHVSLRGWWV, from the coding sequence ATGAGTTTTGAAGCCTGTGCCGCGCTGGTGGAGCGGGCGGACCCCGAGCGGTTTCGCGCCGCGATGGCTGCGCCATTGCCTGCCCGGCGCATTCTGTTTCCGCTTTACGCGTTTAATGTCGAGGTTGCCCGTGCTCCTTGGGTCACCGAAGAGCCGATGATCGCCGAGATGCGGTTGCAATGGTGGCGCGATGCGCTGGAAGAAATCGCCGCCCAAGGCAATGTGCGCCGGCATGATGTTGTTGATGCGCTGGCGGACGTGCTTGATCCGCCGGGCGCCGCCGCGCTGGACCGGCTGGTCGCCGCGCGTCGGTGGGATATTTACAAGGATCCGTTTGAGGATCCCGCACATTTTGATGACTATATCAACGCCACATCAGGCGCATTGATGTGGACAGCCGCCCGTTTGCTAGGTGAGGCAGAGGAAAGCGTTGTTGCACCTTTCGGATATGCGGTTGGCGTGGCGAATTTCTTTCGCGCCATCCCGCAGCTCGAGGGGCAGGGCCGCAAGCCCTTGGTTGATGGCACAACGCAGGCGGTGCGCGATCTTGCCGATGCGGCCCACGGCCGGTTGCAGCAGACTTGCGCCGGCCGGCGCGATGTTTCGACCGCCGCCGGTGCGGCCCTGATTGCAGGTTATCTGGCCCGACCTGTGCTGAAAAAGGCCATCAAAGACAGCACCGTCGTTGGTCGCGGCACCTTGGATATCCCGCCCTTGGCCCAAAGCCTGCGTCTTGCGCATGTGTCCCTGCGGGGCTGGTGGGTCTAA
- a CDS encoding MFS transporter, translating to MNMTDDRRAVRNVTVLVMAQAVLGAQLPMIFVIGGLAGGQLASNPCLATLPISFIVFGSMTTAPWLSPLMQRNGRRFGFVLGAFAGAVGALVAAYGLYIGSFVVLLAGSYLTGIYMSAQGFYRFAATDTASEAFRPKAISYVMAGGLLSAIVGPQLNKLVQDAFVVPFLGTYLAVAALNLGGLLLFFWLDLPKGSKAEPQVQAAKGRTRLELLRDPRICVAIICAMVSYALMNLVMTSTPLAVVGCGFTTNHANDIVSAHVLAMFAPSFFTGHLIARFGVEKIVASGLIILAAAGVVGLSGVTLGNFFGALILLGIGWNFGFIGATTMLASAHAPHERGIVQGMNDMIVFGMVTIASLASGGLMNCSGGSPVEGWNAVNYAMIPFLILAGGALVWLMRQPKATA from the coding sequence ATGAACATGACTGATGACAGACGAGCGGTGCGCAATGTCACCGTGTTGGTGATGGCGCAGGCCGTTCTTGGGGCGCAATTGCCGATGATTTTTGTCATTGGCGGTCTGGCTGGGGGGCAATTGGCCAGCAATCCCTGTCTGGCAACCCTGCCGATCTCATTTATCGTTTTTGGGTCAATGACAACCGCGCCATGGCTTAGCCCGCTGATGCAGCGCAACGGGCGGCGGTTTGGCTTTGTGCTGGGCGCCTTTGCGGGGGCTGTGGGGGCGTTGGTGGCAGCATACGGGCTTTATATCGGCTCATTTGTCGTTCTGCTGGCAGGGTCTTACCTGACGGGTATCTATATGTCCGCACAGGGCTTTTACCGGTTTGCAGCAACCGACACTGCGTCCGAGGCCTTTCGGCCCAAGGCGATATCCTATGTGATGGCGGGCGGGCTGCTTTCCGCGATCGTGGGGCCGCAATTGAACAAGCTGGTGCAGGACGCCTTTGTTGTGCCCTTTCTGGGGACCTATCTGGCCGTTGCAGCACTGAACCTCGGGGGGCTTTTGCTGTTCTTCTGGCTAGATCTGCCCAAGGGCAGCAAGGCCGAACCGCAAGTTCAAGCCGCAAAGGGTCGGACCCGGCTGGAATTACTGCGCGATCCACGGATCTGTGTTGCGATCATCTGTGCGATGGTCTCCTACGCTTTGATGAATCTTGTGATGACATCAACGCCACTGGCGGTTGTGGGCTGCGGGTTCACCACCAATCACGCCAATGACATCGTCTCGGCCCATGTGCTGGCGATGTTTGCGCCGTCCTTCTTTACGGGGCATCTGATCGCACGGTTTGGTGTGGAAAAGATTGTGGCATCAGGCCTGATCATCCTGGCCGCGGCAGGTGTTGTCGGTTTGTCCGGCGTGACCCTAGGCAATTTCTTTGGCGCGCTGATCCTGTTGGGGATCGGATGGAATTTCGGGTTCATCGGGGCCACGACGATGCTGGCAAGCGCGCATGCCCCGCATGAACGCGGTATTGTGCAGGGCATGAACGACATGATCGTGTTTGGGATGGTCACCATTGCATCCCTTGCCTCGGGGGGGTTGATGAATTGCTCCGGCGGCAGCCCGGTTGAAGGCTGGAATGCGGTGAACTACGCAATGATCCCGTTTCTGATACTGGCAGGCGGGGCGTTGGTTTGGCTGATGCGGCAACCAAAGGCCACCGCTTAG